A part of Pseudomonas sp. HR96 genomic DNA contains:
- the ftsX gene encoding permease-like cell division protein FtsX has protein sequence MSATRSPKVSDRVAPKPADPQPSKKKKNNDDDGPDFATLFHAWLESHRASLVDSLRRLAKQPIGSFFTCMVMAVALSLPMGLSLLLKNVERLGGSWQRAAQISLYLQMDASDSEGQALVTRVKGLSGVADAEFVNKTQALSEFQQQSGLGEALKELPDNPLPGVVIVTPLEVDKAALETLRQQLAELPKVQQAQLDLVWVERLAAILKLGDRFVFGLTVLLVSALLLVIGNTIRLHIENRRTEIEVIKLVGGTDAYVRRPFLYMGAIYGLGAGVFAWGVLAFGLNWLNQAVVGLSGLYGSDFALAGVPSSDGLSLLLGALLLGYIGAWIAVARHLRELAPR, from the coding sequence ATGAGTGCGACACGCAGCCCCAAGGTATCCGATCGAGTGGCGCCCAAGCCGGCCGATCCACAACCGAGCAAGAAGAAAAAAAACAACGACGACGACGGTCCGGACTTCGCCACGCTGTTCCATGCCTGGCTCGAAAGCCACCGGGCCAGCCTGGTCGACAGCCTGCGGCGCCTCGCCAAGCAACCGATCGGCAGCTTCTTCACCTGCATGGTGATGGCCGTGGCCCTGAGCCTGCCCATGGGCTTGTCACTGCTGCTCAAGAACGTCGAACGGCTGGGCGGCTCCTGGCAGCGCGCCGCGCAAATCTCCCTGTACCTGCAGATGGACGCCAGCGACAGCGAAGGCCAGGCCCTGGTCACCCGGGTCAAGGGCTTGTCCGGCGTCGCCGATGCCGAATTCGTCAACAAGACCCAGGCCCTCAGCGAGTTCCAGCAGCAGTCCGGGCTGGGCGAGGCGCTCAAGGAGTTGCCGGACAACCCGCTCCCAGGCGTGGTCATCGTCACCCCGCTGGAGGTCGACAAGGCCGCCCTGGAAACTTTGCGCCAACAGCTGGCCGAGTTGCCCAAGGTGCAGCAGGCGCAGTTGGACCTGGTCTGGGTCGAGCGCCTGGCCGCCATCCTCAAGCTCGGCGACCGCTTCGTCTTCGGCTTGACGGTGCTGCTGGTGTCCGCCTTGCTGCTGGTAATTGGTAACACGATACGTCTGCATATCGAGAACCGCCGTACCGAAATCGAGGTCATCAAACTGGTGGGGGGCACCGACGCCTACGTGCGCCGGCCGTTCCTGTACATGGGCGCGATCTACGGATTAGGCGCTGGCGTGTTTGCCTGGGGCGTGCTGGCCTTTGGTCTGAACTGGCTGAACCAGGCCGTGGTGGGGCTGTCTGGACTGTATGGCAGCGATTTCGCGCTGGCCGGAGTGCCATCATCCGACGGTCTGTCGCTCTTGCTTGGCGCCCTGTTGTTGGGGTATATCGGAGCGTGGATTGCGGTGGCGCGGCACTTGCGGGAATTGGCGCCACGCTAA
- the ftsE gene encoding cell division ATP-binding protein FtsE, with protein sequence MIRFEQVAKRYPNGHVGLHELSFRVRRGEFLFVTGHSGAGKSTLLRLLLAMERPTSGKLMLAGQDLGQISNAQIPFLRRQIGVVFQNHQLLFDRTVFNNIALPLQILGLSKPEIAKRVDAALERVALNDKGELYPGDLSTGQQQRVGIARAIVHRPALLLADEPTGNLDPRLAAEIMGVFEDINRLGTSVLIASHDLALIARMRHRMLTLQRGRLIGDGEAGQ encoded by the coding sequence ATGATTCGATTCGAACAGGTTGCCAAGCGCTATCCCAATGGCCACGTCGGCCTGCACGAGCTGAGTTTCCGCGTGCGGCGCGGGGAGTTCCTGTTCGTCACCGGCCACTCCGGCGCCGGCAAAAGCACACTGCTGCGCCTGTTGCTGGCGATGGAGCGGCCCACCAGCGGCAAGCTGATGCTGGCCGGCCAGGACCTGGGACAAATCAGCAACGCACAGATCCCGTTCCTGCGCCGGCAGATCGGCGTGGTGTTCCAGAACCACCAGTTGCTGTTCGATCGCACCGTGTTCAACAACATCGCCCTGCCGCTGCAGATCCTCGGCCTGTCCAAGCCGGAGATCGCCAAGCGCGTGGATGCCGCCCTGGAGCGGGTGGCGCTCAACGACAAGGGCGAGCTGTACCCCGGCGACCTGTCCACCGGGCAGCAGCAGCGTGTAGGTATCGCCCGCGCCATCGTCCACCGGCCGGCCCTGCTGCTGGCCGACGAACCCACCGGCAACCTCGACCCGCGCCTGGCGGCGGAAATCATGGGGGTGTTCGAGGACATCAACCGGCTGGGCACCAGCGTGCTGATCGCCAGCCACGACCTGGCGCTGATCGCGCGCATGCGCCACCGCATGCTGACACTGCAACGCGGCCGATTGATCGGCGATGGAGAGGCCGGCCAATGA
- the ftsY gene encoding signal recognition particle-docking protein FtsY, which produces MFGSNDDKKTPAAAGEKKGLFGWLRKKPQTPVDEPSPAPQAPEPAVEAVPPAAPVEPEPVPAPAPAISPVPQPDPAPHSNLVLPVPEEPVALVLDSEPQVPPPIPPQPRAVEPVPALQPAAPLPPAVVAPAPGSETKAGFFARLKQGLSKTSASLGEGMASLFLGKKTIDDDLLDEIETRLLTADVGVEATTLIVQNLTQKVARKQLADADALYKSLQDELAALLRPVEQPLVVQSASKPFVILVVGVNGAGKTTTIGKLAKKLQLEGKKVMLAAGDTFRAAAVEQLQVWGERNKIPVIAQHTGADSASVIFDAVQAAKARGIDVLIADTAGRLHTKDNLMEELKKVRRVIGKLDADAPHEVLLVLDAGTGQNAINQAKQFNQTVTLTGLALTKLDGTAKGGVIFALAKQFGLPIRYIGVGEGIDDLRTFEAEPFVQALFAERERP; this is translated from the coding sequence ATGTTTGGTTCCAACGACGACAAAAAGACCCCGGCCGCGGCTGGTGAAAAGAAAGGCCTGTTCGGCTGGCTGCGCAAAAAGCCGCAAACACCCGTGGACGAGCCATCGCCAGCCCCGCAGGCGCCCGAGCCTGCAGTCGAGGCCGTGCCGCCTGCCGCGCCGGTCGAGCCAGAGCCGGTCCCAGCGCCGGCGCCAGCCATCAGCCCCGTCCCTCAGCCGGACCCGGCGCCGCACTCCAACCTGGTGCTGCCGGTGCCTGAAGAACCAGTGGCCCTGGTGCTCGACAGCGAACCGCAGGTGCCACCACCGATCCCGCCGCAGCCACGGGCGGTCGAGCCGGTGCCGGCGCTGCAGCCGGCTGCACCCTTGCCGCCGGCCGTCGTGGCGCCTGCGCCCGGCAGCGAGACCAAGGCCGGCTTCTTCGCGCGCCTCAAGCAGGGCCTGTCGAAGACCAGCGCGAGTCTGGGCGAAGGCATGGCCAGCCTGTTCCTGGGCAAGAAAACCATCGACGACGATCTGCTCGACGAGATCGAGACGCGCCTGCTGACCGCCGACGTTGGGGTCGAGGCGACCACGCTGATCGTGCAGAACCTGACCCAGAAGGTCGCCCGCAAGCAACTGGCCGATGCCGACGCCCTGTACAAGTCGTTGCAGGACGAACTGGCGGCGTTGCTGCGCCCGGTCGAGCAGCCGCTGGTGGTGCAGTCGGCCAGCAAACCGTTCGTGATCCTCGTGGTCGGCGTCAACGGAGCCGGCAAGACCACCACCATCGGCAAGCTGGCCAAGAAGCTGCAGCTGGAGGGCAAGAAGGTCATGCTGGCCGCCGGCGACACCTTCCGCGCGGCTGCGGTGGAGCAACTGCAGGTGTGGGGCGAGCGCAACAAGATCCCGGTGATCGCCCAGCACACCGGCGCCGATTCGGCTTCGGTGATCTTCGACGCCGTGCAGGCCGCCAAGGCTCGCGGTATCGACGTGCTGATCGCCGACACGGCCGGCCGCCTGCACACCAAGGACAACCTCATGGAGGAGCTGAAAAAGGTCCGCCGGGTGATCGGCAAGCTCGACGCCGACGCGCCCCATGAGGTGCTGCTGGTGCTCGACGCCGGCACTGGCCAGAACGCCATCAACCAGGCCAAGCAATTCAACCAGACCGTGACCCTCACCGGCCTGGCCCTGACCAAGCTCGACGGCACCGCCAAGGGTGGCGTGATCTTCGCCCTGGCCAAGCAGTTCGGCCTGCCGATCCGCTACATCGGCGTAGGCGAGGGCATCGACGACCTGCGCACCTTCGAAGCCGAACCCTTCGTCCAGGCCCTATTTGCCGAGCGGGAGCGTCCATGA
- the mtgA gene encoding monofunctional biosynthetic peptidoglycan transglycosylase: MARSSGQAKPSMLRTLFRRLFKAALWFAAGSALLVLVFRFVPPPGTMLMVERKVESWTDGQPIDLQRSWRPWGQISDDLKMAVIAGEDQRFAEHWGFDFAAIQAALAHNERGGSLRGASTLSQQVAKNVFLWSGRSWLRKGFETWFTVLIETLWPKQRILEVYLNSAEWDDGVFGAEAAARHHFGVGAAYLSRQQASQLAAVLPNPRNWSAGRPNAYVASRAAWIRQQMAQLGGDDYLSRLNGSRRAPWAD; encoded by the coding sequence ATGGCCCGCTCATCCGGTCAGGCCAAGCCTTCCATGCTGCGCACTCTGTTTCGTCGCCTCTTCAAAGCCGCGCTCTGGTTCGCTGCGGGCAGCGCCTTGCTGGTGCTGGTGTTTCGTTTCGTGCCGCCGCCGGGCACCATGCTGATGGTCGAGCGCAAGGTCGAGTCCTGGACCGACGGCCAACCCATCGACCTGCAACGCAGCTGGCGCCCCTGGGGACAGATCTCCGACGACCTGAAAATGGCAGTGATCGCCGGCGAAGACCAGAGATTCGCCGAGCATTGGGGTTTCGACTTCGCTGCCATTCAAGCGGCGCTGGCGCACAACGAGCGCGGTGGTTCGCTTCGCGGCGCCAGCACCTTGAGCCAGCAGGTGGCCAAGAACGTGTTTCTCTGGTCCGGCCGCAGCTGGTTGCGCAAGGGTTTCGAAACCTGGTTCACCGTGTTGATCGAGACCCTGTGGCCCAAGCAGCGCATCCTCGAGGTGTACCTCAACAGCGCCGAATGGGACGACGGCGTCTTCGGTGCCGAGGCTGCGGCGCGTCATCACTTCGGCGTGGGCGCGGCCTACCTGTCGCGACAGCAGGCCAGCCAGCTGGCCGCAGTGCTGCCCAACCCGCGCAACTGGAGCGCCGGGCGGCCCAACGCCTATGTGGCCAGCCGCGCAGCCTGGATTCGCCAGCAGATGGCGCAGCTGGGCGGGGATGATTACCTGAGCCGGCTGAACGGTTCGCGGCGGGCGCCCTGGGCTGACTGA
- a CDS encoding M16 family metallopeptidase — protein sequence MSLKYRVTRTLAVAGIASLCLSGHVWADATPAAEGKPQLQTLAELDGKAPVRRQLAIQSWTTRAGSRVLFVEAHELPMFDLRLTFAAGSSQDGQHPGIALMTNAMLNEGVAGQDVEAITRRFEGLGADFSNGSYRDMAVVGLRSLSDPDKRDPALKLFAEVLGQPTFPASSLARIKNQLQASFEFQKQNPGKLAGNALYERLYGQHPYAHPSDGDAKSIAGLTQAQLRDFHRRAYASGNAVVALVGDLTREQAQAVAEQISTALPKGPELPAVAQPVAPQPGATHIDFPSKQTQILLAELGIDRNDPDYAALSLGNQILGGGSFGTRLMSEVREKRGLTYGIYSGFTPMQVRGPFLISLQTRAELGEATLKLVQDVLRDYLQSGPTQQELDAAKRELSGSFPLSTASNAGIVSQLGMIGFYHLPLTWLEDFMQQSQALTIDQVKAALNKHLDADKLVIVTAGPSVAQQPLPAPTDKPMEQPMAVPEH from the coding sequence ATGAGCCTGAAATACCGCGTGACGCGCACGCTTGCCGTGGCCGGCATTGCCAGCCTGTGCCTGAGCGGCCACGTCTGGGCCGACGCCACGCCTGCCGCCGAGGGCAAGCCGCAGCTGCAGACCCTTGCCGAGCTCGACGGCAAGGCGCCGGTGCGCCGGCAACTGGCCATCCAGAGCTGGACCACTCGCGCCGGCTCGCGCGTGCTGTTCGTCGAAGCCCATGAATTGCCGATGTTCGACCTGCGCCTGACCTTCGCCGCCGGCAGCAGCCAGGACGGGCAGCACCCGGGCATCGCCTTGATGACCAACGCCATGCTCAACGAAGGTGTCGCCGGCCAGGACGTCGAGGCCATTACCCGCCGCTTCGAGGGTCTGGGCGCCGACTTCAGCAACGGCTCCTACCGCGACATGGCAGTGGTCGGGCTGCGCAGCCTCAGTGACCCAGACAAACGCGACCCGGCGCTCAAGCTGTTCGCCGAAGTCCTCGGCCAACCGACCTTCCCGGCCTCGTCGCTGGCACGCATCAAGAACCAGCTGCAGGCCAGCTTCGAGTTCCAGAAGCAGAACCCCGGCAAACTGGCGGGCAATGCGCTCTATGAACGCTTGTATGGCCAGCACCCCTACGCCCATCCCAGCGACGGCGATGCCAAGAGCATCGCCGGCCTGACCCAGGCCCAGCTGCGGGACTTCCACCGCCGCGCCTACGCCTCCGGCAATGCCGTCGTCGCCCTGGTGGGCGACCTGACCCGCGAGCAGGCCCAGGCGGTCGCCGAGCAGATATCCACGGCGCTGCCCAAGGGGCCCGAACTGCCCGCCGTGGCACAGCCCGTCGCGCCCCAGCCCGGCGCCACGCATATCGACTTCCCGTCCAAGCAGACCCAGATCCTCCTGGCCGAGCTCGGCATCGACCGCAACGACCCGGATTACGCCGCGCTGTCGCTGGGCAACCAGATTCTTGGCGGTGGCAGCTTTGGTACCCGGCTGATGAGCGAAGTGCGCGAAAAACGCGGGCTGACGTACGGTATCTACTCGGGCTTTACCCCGATGCAGGTGCGCGGCCCGTTCCTGATCAGCCTGCAGACCCGCGCCGAGCTCGGCGAAGCTACACTCAAGCTGGTCCAGGACGTGCTGCGCGACTACCTCCAGAGCGGCCCCACCCAGCAGGAGCTGGATGCCGCCAAGCGCGAGTTGTCCGGCAGCTTTCCGCTGAGCACCGCGAGCAATGCTGGCATCGTTAGCCAATTGGGTATGATTGGCTTCTATCACTTGCCGCTCACCTGGCTCGAAGACTTCATGCAACAATCCCAGGCCCTGACCATCGATCAGGTCAAGGCTGCGCTGAACAAGCATCTGGACGCTGACAAACTGGTGATCGTTACCGCCGGCCCAAGTGTTGCCCAGCAACCGTTGCCGGCCCCCACCGACAAGCCCATGGAACAACCCATGGCAGTTCCGGAGCACTAA
- a CDS encoding DUF423 domain-containing protein has translation MLRSFLMLAAFFGFTGVGLGAFAAHGLKNRLNDEYLAVFHTGVTYQLFHTMALLAVALLAVHLPGRLMLWAGILFTLGIILFSGSLYALTLSGVSKLGIITPFGGLCFLLGWLCLGLAAWRLGE, from the coding sequence ATGTTGCGGAGTTTCCTGATGCTGGCGGCGTTTTTCGGCTTTACCGGGGTGGGCCTTGGCGCCTTCGCGGCCCACGGCCTGAAGAACCGCCTGAACGACGAGTACCTGGCGGTGTTTCATACCGGGGTGACCTACCAGCTGTTCCACACCATGGCGTTGCTGGCGGTGGCCCTGCTGGCAGTGCACCTGCCCGGGCGGCTGATGCTCTGGGCCGGCATCCTGTTCACCCTGGGCATCATCCTGTTCTCGGGCAGTCTCTATGCGCTGACCCTTAGTGGGGTAAGCAAACTGGGCATCATCACGCCATTTGGTGGGCTGTGCTTCCTGCTCGGCTGGCTGTGCCTGGGGCTGGCCGCCTGGCGGCTGGGCGAGTAA
- the rpoH gene encoding RNA polymerase sigma factor RpoH, which yields MTTSLQPAYALVPGANLEAYVHTVNSIPLLTPEQERELAESLYYEQDLGAARQMVLAHLRFVVHIARSYSGYGLAQADLIQEGNVGLMKAVKRFNPEMGVRLVSFAVHWIKAEIHEFILRNWRIVKVATTKAQRKLFFNLRSQKKRLAWLNNEEVHRVAESLGVEPREVREMESRLTGQDMAFDPAAEADDDSAFQSPANYLEDHRYDPAVQLEDADWSDNSNNNLHEALQVLDERSRDILYQRWLAEEKATLHELADKYNVSAERIRQLEKSAMNKLKMSIAA from the coding sequence ATGACCACTTCTTTGCAACCTGCGTATGCGCTAGTCCCGGGTGCGAACCTGGAAGCCTACGTGCACACGGTGAACAGCATTCCCTTGCTGACGCCCGAGCAGGAGCGTGAACTGGCCGAGAGTCTCTACTATGAGCAGGATCTTGGGGCGGCTCGGCAGATGGTGCTCGCCCACCTGCGTTTCGTCGTGCACATCGCACGCAGCTATTCGGGATACGGGCTGGCGCAAGCCGACCTGATCCAGGAAGGCAACGTCGGCCTGATGAAGGCCGTCAAGCGCTTCAACCCGGAAATGGGCGTGCGCCTGGTGTCGTTTGCCGTGCACTGGATCAAGGCAGAAATCCACGAGTTCATCCTGCGCAACTGGCGCATCGTCAAGGTGGCCACCACCAAGGCCCAGCGCAAGTTGTTCTTCAACCTGCGCAGCCAGAAGAAGCGCCTGGCCTGGTTGAACAACGAGGAAGTCCATCGTGTGGCGGAAAGCCTCGGTGTGGAACCCCGTGAAGTGCGCGAGATGGAAAGCCGCCTGACCGGCCAGGACATGGCCTTCGACCCGGCTGCCGAAGCCGACGACGACAGCGCCTTCCAGTCGCCGGCCAATTACCTGGAAGACCATCGCTACGACCCGGCGGTGCAGCTGGAAGACGCCGACTGGAGCGACAACTCCAACAACAACCTGCACGAAGCCCTGCAGGTACTGGACGAACGCAGCCGCGACATCCTCTACCAGCGCTGGCTGGCCGAGGAAAAAGCCACCCTGCACGAGCTGGCTGACAAGTACAACGTCTCGGCCGAGCGCATCCGGCAGTTGGAGAAGAGCGCCATGAACAAGCTGAAGATGTCCATCGCGGCTTGA
- a CDS encoding thiazole synthase — MSNVRSDKPFTLAGRTFQSRLLVGTGKYSDLEQTRLAIEASGAEIVTVAVRRTNLGQNPGEPNLLDVLPPDRYTILPNTAGCYDAVEAVRTCRLARELLDGHNLVKLEVLADQKTLFPNVIETLKAAEVLVKDGFDVMVYTSDDPIIARQLAELGCIAVMPLAGLIGTGLGICNPYNLQIILEEAKVPVLVDAGVGTASDATIAMELGCEAVLMNSAIAHAQNPIMMAQAMKHAIVAGRLAYLAGRMPKKLYASASSPLDGLIK, encoded by the coding sequence ATGAGCAATGTTCGCAGCGACAAGCCCTTCACCCTGGCCGGTCGTACTTTCCAGTCGCGCCTGTTGGTCGGCACCGGCAAGTACAGTGACCTTGAGCAGACTCGCCTGGCCATCGAAGCCTCGGGCGCCGAGATCGTCACGGTGGCGGTGCGCCGCACCAACCTGGGCCAGAACCCGGGCGAGCCGAACCTGCTCGACGTGCTGCCGCCGGATCGCTACACCATCCTGCCCAACACCGCCGGCTGCTATGACGCGGTCGAAGCCGTCCGCACCTGCCGCCTGGCTCGCGAACTGCTCGACGGCCACAACCTGGTCAAGCTCGAAGTGCTGGCCGACCAGAAAACCCTGTTCCCCAACGTGATCGAAACCCTCAAAGCCGCCGAAGTGCTGGTCAAGGACGGCTTCGACGTGATGGTCTACACCAGCGACGACCCGATCATCGCCCGCCAGCTGGCCGAGCTCGGCTGCATCGCGGTGATGCCGCTGGCCGGCCTGATCGGCACCGGGCTGGGCATCTGCAACCCTTACAACCTGCAGATCATCCTCGAAGAAGCCAAGGTGCCGGTCCTGGTCGACGCCGGCGTGGGCACCGCCTCCGACGCCACCATCGCCATGGAACTGGGCTGCGAGGCGGTGCTGATGAACTCGGCCATCGCCCACGCGCAGAACCCGATCATGATGGCGCAAGCCATGAAACACGCCATCGTCGCCGGCCGCCTGGCCTACCTCGCTGGCCGCATGCCGAAAAAACTCTATGCCAGCGCCTCCTCGCCGCTGGATGG
- a CDS encoding pitrilysin family protein, which produces MNAPARRIAGLLLATLCLPIMAFAAEPQATHEFTLDNGLKVIVREDHRAPVVVSQVWYKVGSSYETPGQTGLSHALEHMMFKGSSKTGPGEASRILRDLGAQENAFTSDDYTAYYQVLARDRLPVALELEADRMASLQLPAEEFKREIEVIKEERRMRTDDKPGAKAYEVFKAMAYPASGYHTPTIGWMADLERMQIDDLRAWYKAWYVPNNATLVVVGDVSLDEVKRLAEQWFGPIARRATPPSKIPLELSGPGERRIDVHVRTQLPSLIYGFNVPSLATAKDARGLQALRLISALLDGGDSARLATRLERGQELVSNASVSYNAYARGDSLFTLSATPNAQKKKTLEDVEKGLWAQLDDLKNNPPSAEELERVRAQVIAGLVFERDSISQQATAIGQLESVGLSWRLIDSDLDELKSVTPDDIRSAARTYFTRDRLSVAHVLPEETAHE; this is translated from the coding sequence ATGAATGCTCCAGCCCGCCGCATTGCCGGCCTGCTCCTGGCCACGCTTTGCCTGCCGATCATGGCCTTTGCCGCCGAGCCACAGGCCACCCACGAGTTCACCCTGGACAACGGCCTCAAGGTCATCGTGCGCGAAGACCACCGCGCCCCGGTGGTGGTGTCGCAGGTCTGGTACAAGGTCGGTTCCAGCTACGAGACCCCCGGCCAGACCGGCCTTTCCCATGCCCTCGAGCACATGATGTTCAAAGGCAGCAGCAAGACTGGCCCCGGCGAGGCCTCACGCATCCTGCGCGACCTTGGCGCCCAGGAGAACGCCTTCACCAGCGACGACTACACCGCCTACTACCAAGTGCTGGCACGCGACCGCCTGCCCGTGGCGCTGGAGCTCGAAGCCGACCGCATGGCGAGCCTGCAGTTGCCGGCCGAGGAGTTCAAGCGCGAGATCGAGGTGATCAAGGAAGAGCGGCGCATGCGCACCGACGACAAGCCCGGCGCCAAGGCCTATGAAGTCTTCAAGGCCATGGCCTACCCGGCCAGCGGTTACCACACCCCGACCATCGGCTGGATGGCCGACCTTGAGCGTATGCAGATCGACGACCTGCGCGCTTGGTACAAGGCCTGGTACGTGCCCAACAACGCCACCCTGGTGGTGGTCGGCGACGTCAGCCTGGACGAGGTCAAGCGCCTCGCCGAGCAGTGGTTCGGCCCGATCGCCCGGCGAGCCACGCCACCTTCGAAGATTCCGCTGGAGCTGAGCGGCCCCGGCGAGCGGCGCATCGACGTGCACGTGCGCACCCAGTTGCCGAGCCTGATCTACGGCTTCAACGTGCCGAGCCTGGCCACGGCCAAGGATGCGCGTGGCCTGCAGGCCCTGCGCCTGATCAGCGCGCTGCTCGACGGCGGCGACAGCGCACGCCTGGCCACGCGCCTGGAGCGTGGCCAGGAGCTGGTGTCGAACGCCTCGGTCAGCTACAACGCCTATGCCCGCGGCGACTCGCTGTTCACCCTCAGCGCCACGCCCAATGCGCAGAAGAAGAAAACCCTGGAAGACGTCGAGAAAGGCCTGTGGGCGCAGCTCGACGACCTGAAGAACAACCCGCCGTCGGCCGAAGAGCTGGAGCGCGTGCGCGCCCAGGTCATCGCCGGGCTGGTCTTCGAGCGCGACTCCATCAGCCAGCAGGCCACCGCCATTGGCCAGCTGGAGTCGGTGGGGTTGTCCTGGCGGTTGATCGACAGCGACCTCGACGAGCTCAAGAGCGTGACCCCGGACGACATCCGCAGCGCCGCCCGCACCTATTTCACCCGCGACCGCCTGAGCGTCGCCCATGTTCTGCCCGAGGAGACCGCTCATGAGTGA
- the thiS gene encoding sulfur carrier protein ThiS, which translates to MRIQLNGDSFELPVGETVAGLLTRLELTGRRVAVELNLDIVPRSQHDTTVLAEGDQIEVVHAIGGG; encoded by the coding sequence ATGCGCATTCAGTTGAATGGTGACTCCTTTGAACTGCCCGTCGGCGAAACCGTCGCCGGCCTGCTGACCCGTCTGGAGTTGACGGGCCGGCGTGTGGCAGTCGAACTCAACCTGGACATCGTGCCCCGTAGCCAGCACGACACGACGGTCCTCGCCGAAGGCGACCAGATCGAGGTGGTACACGCCATCGGCGGCGGTTAG